A genomic window from Psychrilyobacter piezotolerans includes:
- a CDS encoding 1-deoxy-D-xylulose-5-phosphate reductoisomerase: MIKIKNITILGSTGSIGTNALEVIRNKSSEFNVAAMSAHYNHKLLIEQIEEFKPSYVSIGTQNGYEEIVKKYPDLEVYLGNEGLKKLGTLDEADIVLTAVSGAVGIEATIEAIKKEKRIALANKETMVAAGDLINNMLKKYKAEIIPVDSEHSAIYQSLLGGKKDEVNKIIITASGGTFRGKTLEELKDVRVEDALKHPNWSMGKKITIDSSTLCNKGLEVIEAHQLFNVPYDDIEVLVHPQSIIHSMVEFNDMSVIAQLGVPDMKVPIQYAFTYPDRVSNKVLESLDFKTLSSLTFDEVDNEVFKGVEYAYLAGRTGQSMPAVYNAANEIAVDQFINGNIKFLEIYKVIKNTMDNHELHPVNTLEAVIKADSWARKEAARIIKTYVK; this comes from the coding sequence TTGATTAAGATTAAGAATATAACAATATTAGGAAGTACTGGAAGTATCGGAACCAATGCACTGGAAGTAATCAGGAATAAAAGTTCGGAATTTAATGTGGCAGCCATGAGTGCCCACTATAACCATAAATTATTGATAGAACAGATAGAGGAGTTTAAACCATCCTATGTATCTATCGGGACACAAAATGGATATGAGGAAATAGTAAAGAAATATCCTGATCTTGAAGTATACCTGGGAAATGAAGGGCTTAAAAAATTAGGAACTTTAGATGAAGCAGATATAGTCCTCACAGCAGTAAGTGGTGCAGTGGGAATAGAGGCAACCATAGAAGCTATAAAAAAGGAAAAGAGGATAGCTCTTGCCAACAAAGAAACCATGGTAGCAGCAGGAGATCTGATAAATAATATGTTAAAGAAATATAAGGCGGAGATAATCCCTGTAGACAGCGAACATTCAGCTATCTACCAGTCTCTTTTAGGCGGTAAAAAAGATGAGGTAAATAAGATAATAATCACAGCAAGCGGGGGGACTTTCAGGGGGAAAACTTTGGAAGAGCTGAAGGATGTAAGGGTAGAAGATGCTCTGAAACATCCAAATTGGTCCATGGGAAAAAAAATAACCATAGATTCATCAACCCTTTGCAACAAAGGGTTGGAAGTTATAGAGGCACACCAGCTTTTTAATGTCCCCTACGATGATATAGAGGTACTGGTGCATCCCCAGAGTATAATTCATTCAATGGTGGAATTTAACGATATGTCTGTAATAGCTCAGCTGGGAGTACCGGATATGAAGGTGCCCATCCAATATGCCTTTACCTATCCAGACAGAGTATCCAATAAGGTCCTGGAAAGTTTAGATTTTAAAACACTTTCCAGCCTTACCTTTGATGAGGTGGATAACGAGGTATTTAAAGGGGTAGAGTATGCATATCTTGCAGGAAGAACAGGACAGTCTATGCCGGCAGTCTACAATGCGGCCAACGAGATAGCTGTAGATCAATTTATAAATGGGAATATTAAATTTTTAGAGATCTACAAAGTTATAAAAAATACCATGGACAACCATGAACTGCACCCGGTAAACACCCTGGAAGCAGTTATAAAAGCTGACAGCTGGGCAAGGAAAGAAGCCGCAAGAATAATCAAAACTTATGTTAAATAA
- a CDS encoding metallophosphoesterase: MLKLIVYYLPMPFVVYLLYLLSGSCLAGGLFFLGSFPFLIRMTEIKSENLRKKLKIFVSNYLFLYKTLCFMTLSAIGLGILGWGTIIKTPAFIWLSLVFYILSMWRGYQNYIQIKIKEYTVEISDYDTELNLVFLSDIHLSELRSINYVKEIVEKVNGLSADCILVGGDTIESHMEYLEDKGFDQTLKKMRSEYGVYGVLGNHEYTGDLNKNMEYLDRCGIKILRDESIIIKKLEFIFRDDKTNDSRKKLKDIYKSVYPKIVVDHRPKFEEALSEGAVLQISGHTHGGQFFPVNLGYMLKYKVIYGYKKIKNTAVIVSSGAGTGFFTYRTWSKSEIVRITIRGKAHE, translated from the coding sequence ATGTTGAAATTAATTGTATATTATCTGCCTATGCCCTTTGTTGTGTATTTACTATATTTATTGTCGGGCAGCTGCCTGGCTGGAGGGTTATTTTTTCTAGGTTCTTTTCCATTTTTGATAAGGATGACCGAGATAAAAAGTGAAAATTTAAGGAAAAAACTAAAGATCTTTGTATCTAATTATTTATTTTTATATAAAACCCTTTGTTTTATGACTCTTTCAGCCATTGGTTTAGGGATTTTAGGATGGGGGACGATAATTAAAACACCTGCATTTATTTGGCTCAGCCTTGTATTTTATATTTTATCAATGTGGAGAGGATATCAAAATTACATTCAAATAAAAATAAAGGAATATACGGTGGAGATATCTGACTACGACACCGAATTAAATCTGGTATTTTTATCGGATATCCACCTGAGCGAATTAAGATCTATAAATTATGTGAAAGAAATAGTTGAAAAAGTAAATGGATTATCTGCCGATTGTATATTGGTCGGGGGAGATACAATAGAATCCCATATGGAATACCTGGAAGATAAAGGGTTTGATCAGACATTAAAAAAAATGAGGTCTGAATATGGAGTCTATGGGGTTCTGGGAAATCATGAATATACAGGTGATTTGAATAAAAACATGGAGTATTTAGATAGGTGCGGAATTAAAATTTTGAGGGATGAATCGATTATAATAAAAAAACTAGAATTTATCTTTAGAGATGATAAGACAAATGACTCCAGAAAAAAATTAAAAGATATTTATAAAAGTGTTTATCCAAAAATTGTAGTGGATCATCGGCCGAAATTTGAGGAAGCACTCAGTGAGGGTGCAGTGCTGCAAATTTCAGGACATACCCATGGAGGGCAGTTTTTTCCTGTAAATTTAGGATATATGCTTAAATATAAGGTTATCTACGGGTATAAAAAAATAAAAAATACGGCAGTTATAGTGTCTTCCGGGGCAGGAACAGGATTTTTTACCTATAGAACCTGGAGTAAGTCGGAAATAGTGAGGATAACCATTAGGGGGAAGGCTCATGAATAA
- a CDS encoding GDSL-type esterase/lipase family protein, which produces MNKVIITLAVVVLIHMGYNFINNDLGDKNLGDKNLTKESILICYGDSLTAGYGAPIGRSYPDYLQSKLRLKVINKGINGDTTVSALQRFKIDVLDYNPGVVIVELGANDLIQGVELSETKTNLNYIVDELLKRNIRVYVVKFYSDQLIFNILKNGSKREFDNFFKELEEKEGVYLIEDIWKGIWGKHMYDSIHPDETGYKKMGEIYLEELRPILKKNRLIIGE; this is translated from the coding sequence ATGAATAAGGTTATAATAACTTTAGCAGTGGTGGTTTTAATCCATATGGGTTATAATTTTATTAATAATGATTTAGGAGATAAAAATTTAGGAGATAAAAATTTGACTAAAGAAAGTATTTTGATCTGTTATGGAGATAGTTTAACAGCCGGGTATGGTGCTCCTATTGGCAGGAGTTACCCTGATTATTTACAGTCTAAACTCAGGTTAAAGGTTATTAATAAAGGTATAAACGGGGATACCACAGTTTCGGCATTACAAAGATTTAAAATCGATGTCTTGGATTATAATCCAGGCGTAGTCATAGTGGAATTAGGAGCAAATGACCTGATTCAAGGGGTAGAACTATCTGAAACAAAAACTAACTTAAACTATATTGTAGATGAACTTCTAAAAAGAAATATAAGAGTTTATGTAGTAAAATTTTATAGTGACCAGTTAATTTTTAACATCTTAAAAAATGGTTCTAAAAGAGAATTTGATAATTTTTTTAAAGAGTTAGAGGAAAAAGAAGGTGTATATCTTATAGAAGATATATGGAAAGGGATCTGGGGTAAACATATGTATGATAGTATCCACCCCGATGAAACAGGATATAAAAAAATGGGGGAGATTTATCTGGAAGAATTGAGACCTATTCTAAAAAAAAATAGATTGATTATAGGAGAGTAA
- a CDS encoding dTMP kinase: MGKLIVIEGTDSSGKQTQAELLYEKYKKMGKKVMKVTFPNYESPSSAPVKMYLNGQFGKNVGEVNTYAVSTMFAVDRYASFKTIWEEFYKDGGIIISDRYTTSNMVHQASKMDDKGEKDGYLEWLTDLEYEKMGIPKPDMVVFLNMPTQMAYKLMEKRKNKITGEDKKDIHENDREYMQKSHDNACYIANKYSWKEIMCVKDGELKTIDEIGNEVLRVCEELSR, translated from the coding sequence ATGGGAAAATTAATAGTAATAGAAGGAACTGATTCTAGCGGGAAGCAGACCCAGGCAGAATTATTATATGAAAAATATAAAAAAATGGGGAAAAAGGTTATGAAAGTTACCTTTCCGAATTATGAAAGCCCGTCATCAGCACCTGTGAAGATGTACTTAAATGGTCAGTTTGGAAAAAATGTAGGAGAGGTGAATACCTATGCTGTATCGACTATGTTTGCAGTGGACAGATATGCATCTTTTAAGACTATTTGGGAGGAATTTTACAAGGATGGGGGAATAATAATCTCAGATAGATATACAACCTCTAATATGGTTCATCAGGCATCGAAGATGGACGATAAGGGGGAAAAAGACGGGTATTTAGAGTGGCTGACCGATCTGGAATATGAAAAAATGGGAATCCCCAAACCGGATATGGTGGTATTTTTAAATATGCCTACCCAGATGGCATATAAATTGATGGAAAAGAGGAAAAATAAGATCACAGGAGAAGATAAGAAAGATATCCATGAAAATGACCGTGAATATATGCAGAAATCCCATGACAATGCCTGTTATATAGCAAATAAATATTCGTGGAAGGAAATAATGTGTGTAAAAGATGGAGAATTAAAAACAATAGATGAGATTGGCAATGAAGTTTTGAGAGTTTGTGAGGAGTTGTCTAGATGA
- the rseP gene encoding RIP metalloprotease RseP, whose protein sequence is MNIIITILILGIIIMVHELGHFLTAKYFKMPVEEFSLGMGPVLFCHEGLHTRYCLRAIPVGGFVNIKGMEVDSVVKDGFNTKSPFQRFIVLIAGVMMNFILAYLIVFGSLLYNGKAVQNEKPVIGNMVETSKSFGNLKIGDEILEIDGNKIDRWEDISRVNDGIDSTRMEFLIKRDGKIIKKEVELTFDEQRDDYYIGILPEYSIEKYGFIDAVSESVTAYKNLFTMILTGFKQLVTGQVSAKEISGPVGIVKIVGDASQGGMGILFWLTALLSINIGFFNLLPFPALDGGRIIFVLLEVIGIKVNKGFEEKFHMVGMIILFGLIILITFNDILNIFNR, encoded by the coding sequence ATGAATATAATAATAACGATACTTATACTTGGAATCATAATAATGGTTCATGAATTGGGGCATTTTTTGACAGCTAAATATTTTAAGATGCCGGTGGAGGAGTTTTCCCTGGGGATGGGACCTGTTTTGTTCTGTCATGAGGGATTACATACGAGATATTGTCTGAGAGCTATTCCCGTAGGTGGATTTGTAAATATCAAGGGGATGGAAGTGGATTCTGTAGTAAAAGACGGTTTCAATACTAAAAGTCCATTTCAAAGATTTATAGTTTTAATTGCAGGTGTAATGATGAACTTTATATTGGCTTACCTTATAGTCTTTGGAAGTCTACTTTACAATGGCAAAGCAGTTCAAAATGAAAAACCTGTAATTGGAAATATGGTAGAAACTTCTAAATCTTTTGGAAATTTAAAGATAGGGGATGAGATCCTGGAGATAGATGGAAATAAGATAGACAGGTGGGAAGATATAAGTCGTGTAAATGATGGTATAGACAGTACCAGGATGGAATTTCTTATAAAAAGAGATGGGAAAATCATAAAAAAAGAGGTTGAACTTACCTTTGATGAACAAAGGGATGATTATTATATCGGTATACTGCCAGAATATAGTATTGAAAAATATGGATTTATAGATGCTGTATCCGAATCGGTAACTGCCTATAAAAATTTGTTTACAATGATCTTAACAGGATTTAAACAGCTTGTGACAGGACAGGTAAGTGCTAAAGAGATATCTGGGCCAGTGGGAATAGTTAAAATTGTAGGAGATGCCAGTCAAGGGGGAATGGGAATCTTGTTTTGGCTGACAGCACTGCTTTCAATAAATATAGGGTTCTTTAATCTGTTGCCGTTTCCTGCTCTAGATGGCGGAAGGATAATATTTGTCCTTTTAGAAGTGATAGGGATAAAGGTCAATAAGGGGTTTGAGGAGAAATTTCATATGGTGGGGATGATCATATTGTTTGGGCTTATAATTCTGATAACTTTTAATGACATATTGAATATATTTAATAGATAA
- a CDS encoding DUF819 family protein, which produces MITNVFSYFSLLILFITAVLYCEKKLKLKLFKVIPGLTFIYFGGMIGATMHVWELTPQLSSFIGQLKYFLLPMMLFLLLLKNDIRDVFKLGPKLMGSFLAVTASILIGFVIVFIALKSRFDADAWQTFSILSSSWVGGSTNMAAAQAGLGVKDGSQALTYAFLMDNICASFWLVLLISLAPMREKFNKFSGANSDEVDKIITQIHATAAKNEDKRDYEFMDFMLTLGLGLGVAGIVLVLGKQVVNPGGLTGENILFGLRSFFSGSGWVVILATMFGILGSMTPLKKIKGTDHVGSVLLYVVVGLIATATDFSTIDMGQAAIYIVAGVLVLLFHLIVLLVLAKIFKLDLYICGIASQANVGGSVSAPILAGTYDEALIPAGLMMGIFGSAIGTVTALMLAKILMTL; this is translated from the coding sequence ATGATAACAAACGTATTTAGTTATTTTTCGTTATTGATATTATTCATAACGGCAGTATTGTATTGTGAGAAAAAATTAAAGTTAAAGTTATTCAAGGTTATACCGGGATTAACATTTATTTATTTTGGTGGAATGATAGGTGCGACAATGCACGTTTGGGAGTTAACACCGCAATTATCGAGCTTTATCGGTCAATTAAAGTATTTTTTACTACCAATGATGTTATTTTTATTACTATTAAAAAATGATATTAGAGATGTATTTAAATTAGGACCAAAGTTAATGGGTTCATTTTTAGCAGTAACAGCTAGTATCTTAATTGGATTTGTAATTGTGTTTATTGCGTTAAAATCAAGATTTGATGCAGATGCATGGCAGACATTCTCAATTCTATCTTCTTCATGGGTTGGAGGGTCAACAAACATGGCCGCTGCTCAAGCAGGATTAGGAGTAAAAGATGGTTCGCAAGCACTGACATATGCATTCTTAATGGATAACATCTGTGCATCATTCTGGCTTGTATTACTTATCAGTTTAGCTCCAATGAGAGAAAAGTTCAATAAATTCTCTGGTGCAAACAGTGATGAAGTAGATAAAATCATAACTCAGATCCATGCTACAGCAGCTAAAAATGAAGACAAGAGAGACTATGAATTTATGGACTTTATGTTAACGTTAGGATTAGGTCTTGGAGTAGCAGGAATCGTATTAGTTCTTGGTAAACAAGTAGTTAACCCAGGTGGATTAACTGGTGAGAACATCTTATTCGGTCTTAGATCATTCTTTAGTGGTTCAGGATGGGTAGTAATCTTAGCTACAATGTTTGGTATCTTAGGAAGTATGACTCCGTTGAAGAAAATCAAGGGAACAGACCATGTAGGTAGTGTACTTTTATACGTAGTAGTTGGATTAATCGCAACGGCAACAGACTTCTCTACAATTGATATGGGTCAAGCAGCTATCTATATAGTAGCAGGAGTATTAGTATTATTATTCCATTTAATAGTATTATTAGTTTTAGCAAAAATATTCAAGTTAGACCTTTATATCTGTGGTATAGCTTCTCAAGCTAACGTAGGTGGATCTGTATCAGCTCCTATCTTGGCAGGAACATATGATGAAGCATTAATTCCGGCAGGACTTATGATGGGTATATTCGGTTCAGCAATAGGAACGGTAACAGCCCTTATGCTAGCTAAAATTTTGATGACATTATAA
- a CDS encoding pentapeptide repeat-containing protein, protein MYYEDMVFTKEDIEVLVFENSEFFSCTFRGITFDKISFNGTTLENCTFKSCQLTSSTFCDAKFIDLNFENSELISINLSHINQFIIEVAFHNSYLKYCDLSKLDLQKTDLSNSTFKECLFFETNLSQASFNNSDLEGTSFDKCNLEKADFKGAVNYRINPLTNRIKGGKFSLPDLVGLVRDFDIKIV, encoded by the coding sequence ATGTATTACGAAGATATGGTTTTTACCAAAGAAGATATAGAGGTGTTAGTTTTTGAAAATAGTGAATTTTTTAGCTGTACTTTTAGAGGGATAACTTTTGATAAGATAAGTTTTAATGGAACTACATTGGAAAACTGTACCTTTAAATCCTGCCAGTTAACCTCCTCCACCTTCTGTGATGCTAAATTTATAGATCTAAATTTTGAAAATTCTGAACTGATCAGTATCAACCTAAGCCACATCAATCAATTTATAATAGAAGTCGCTTTTCATAACTCCTACTTAAAATACTGTGATCTCAGCAAGTTAGACCTGCAAAAGACCGATCTTTCAAACTCCACTTTTAAGGAATGTCTGTTTTTTGAGACCAACCTAAGTCAGGCTTCTTTCAACAACTCTGATTTAGAGGGGACATCCTTTGATAAATGTAATTTAGAGAAGGCTGACTTTAAGGGTGCTGTTAACTACAGGATCAACCCCCTGACAAACCGTATTAAAGGAGGTAAGTTTTCCCTCCCTGATCTGGTTGGACTAGTCAGAGATTTTGATATTAAGATCGTATAG
- a CDS encoding OPT family oligopeptide transporter encodes MNEKKHQFKPFVSMDTAMSETTAVSIGLGILFAVIFAASNVYLGLKTGLTIAAAIPAAILGTGLLKAVFKKDSILEANLVASVAAVGESIAGGIIFTLPAIIIWGHDLSMVSIAIITILGGLIGTLFVIPFREYLIVEEHGVLMFPESIAAYEILVNANKGGEGFKTVLKGLGMGGAFKFLSGGLGLWSEGPVWAVTKLGTAFGFNAVASLLGVGFIVGTGVAILMFSGALLAWFGFIPLIKFIGAGATTPIFPSTQLISEMSAIAIWSNYIRYIGAGAVAAGGFISLAKSAPAIISSFKEAMKGLKAEKTAHKIERQHIDTPLTFVGAGAIAVFLIVWLLPLSAGIPKVGFIVSFLVIFFSFFFGVVSARMTGIMGASNNPVSGMTIASLLVIASVIKLSGVDPELGKIMAIIAAGVVCVSIATSGGVAQSLKHTYLVGGTPKKIEWSMFAGLVVAAFAAGGVVLMLHKAFGLGSVDVPAPQAGLMRMLSEGVMTGEIPWTLVIIGVVIGIVINFLGLSILPIALGLYLPIQLSAAILTGALVREVVEMKFKKNVTEQKGRIEKGILLSSGLVAGDALIGILLAVFITLGKDLSAFGRKFGAITTNSTVGFVIFMALAVWIYSQVVSGKASDEQLPE; translated from the coding sequence ATGAACGAGAAAAAACATCAATTTAAACCTTTTGTATCTATGGATACAGCGATGTCTGAAACTACAGCAGTTTCTATAGGATTAGGAATCTTATTTGCAGTAATATTTGCAGCATCAAATGTATATTTAGGATTAAAAACAGGATTAACAATTGCAGCAGCAATTCCAGCAGCAATTTTAGGAACAGGATTATTAAAGGCAGTATTTAAAAAGGATTCTATATTAGAAGCTAACTTAGTGGCTTCAGTAGCTGCAGTAGGAGAATCTATAGCAGGTGGAATCATCTTTACACTACCGGCTATCATCATATGGGGACATGATTTAAGCATGGTTTCTATAGCTATCATAACTATATTAGGTGGATTAATCGGAACTTTATTCGTGATTCCATTTAGAGAATATCTAATAGTTGAGGAACATGGAGTATTAATGTTCCCTGAATCAATAGCAGCTTATGAAATCCTGGTAAATGCCAACAAAGGTGGAGAAGGATTTAAAACTGTATTGAAAGGTCTGGGAATGGGTGGAGCTTTCAAATTTCTATCTGGTGGATTAGGACTTTGGTCAGAAGGACCAGTTTGGGCTGTAACAAAGTTAGGAACAGCTTTTGGATTTAATGCAGTAGCATCATTATTAGGAGTAGGATTTATCGTAGGAACTGGAGTAGCTATCTTAATGTTCTCTGGAGCATTATTAGCATGGTTTGGTTTCATACCATTAATTAAGTTTATAGGTGCAGGAGCTACAACTCCTATATTCCCGTCAACTCAATTAATATCAGAGATGTCAGCTATCGCTATCTGGTCTAACTATATCAGATATATAGGTGCCGGAGCAGTAGCAGCAGGAGGATTTATCTCATTAGCTAAATCAGCACCAGCTATTATCAGTTCTTTCAAAGAAGCTATGAAAGGTTTAAAAGCAGAAAAAACTGCTCATAAAATAGAAAGACAACACATCGATACTCCGCTAACATTTGTTGGAGCAGGAGCTATCGCAGTATTTTTAATAGTATGGTTATTACCATTATCAGCAGGAATACCTAAAGTAGGATTTATCGTATCATTCTTAGTAATATTCTTCTCATTCTTCTTCGGTGTAGTATCTGCAAGAATGACAGGAATCATGGGTGCATCTAATAACCCTGTATCTGGAATGACTATTGCATCGTTATTAGTAATTGCATCGGTTATCAAACTATCTGGTGTAGATCCTGAATTAGGAAAAATTATGGCTATCATAGCTGCCGGTGTAGTTTGTGTATCGATCGCAACATCTGGTGGAGTAGCACAAAGTTTAAAGCATACATACTTAGTTGGTGGAACACCAAAGAAAATCGAGTGGTCAATGTTTGCCGGATTAGTAGTAGCAGCATTTGCAGCAGGTGGAGTAGTACTTATGCTGCATAAAGCTTTCGGATTAGGATCTGTAGATGTTCCTGCTCCTCAAGCTGGATTAATGAGAATGTTATCTGAAGGTGTTATGACAGGAGAGATCCCTTGGACATTGGTTATCATCGGTGTGGTTATCGGTATAGTTATTAACTTCTTAGGATTATCTATCTTACCTATCGCTTTAGGATTATACTTACCAATTCAATTATCAGCTGCTATCTTAACCGGAGCATTGGTAAGAGAAGTTGTTGAGATGAAATTTAAGAAAAATGTAACTGAGCAAAAAGGCAGAATAGAGAAAGGTATCTTATTATCTTCTGGATTAGTTGCTGGAGACGCTTTAATCGGTATCTTATTAGCAGTATTCATCACTTTAGGAAAAGATTTATCAGCATTCGGAAGAAAATTTGGAGCTATCACTACAAATTCTACTGTAGGATTTGTAATCTTCATGGCGTTAGCTGTTTGGATCTACTCTCAAGTAGTTTCTGGAAAAGCTTCGGATGAACAATTACCTGAATAA
- a CDS encoding PqqD family protein has product MKKNEENFLDIIPVKLHLDCKRQDGNIHLVFTHTSFLQRTLRWMTKKSNTSTLELDGLGSLVWENIDGKNTIYDIINILLETEEDTYESMQERVFIFIRILKNRKIIAFKEVD; this is encoded by the coding sequence ATGAAAAAAAATGAAGAAAATTTTCTAGATATTATCCCTGTAAAACTTCATTTGGATTGTAAAAGGCAGGATGGAAATATCCACCTTGTCTTTACCCATACCAGTTTTCTTCAAAGAACTTTGAGGTGGATGACTAAAAAATCTAATACTAGTACTCTGGAATTGGATGGATTAGGGAGTTTAGTCTGGGAGAATATCGACGGAAAAAATACAATATATGACATCATTAATATTCTTTTGGAAACAGAGGAAGATACCTATGAATCTATGCAGGAGAGAGTATTTATATTTATCAGAATATTAAAAAACAGAAAAATAATCGCTTTTAAAGAAGTTGATTAA
- a CDS encoding transglycosylase domain-containing protein, with protein MNYVKKIVNFLRKQRKNILIALLGVTFSLLALTTITYFSVKGKVTSYTASEPITIYDKDENIVDYLSKQKGENADMKDIPVYLQKAFISVEDRRFYSHHGVDLWRLGKAVLVNLSRGRIAQGGSTISQQLAKNAFLSNERTFTRKFKELIITLEIERIYSKDEILEKYLNEIYFGSGSYGVREAAKDIFNKDISKVNLAESAMLAGIPNRPNMYNPRKNLEAAMKRTHLILKLMLNQNYISQDEYDAAVKHKFVMEADYKKTFFPDRNTTVIVKDGRRKRESTKAPDFMDIVEEKLIGLVEPSIFSRGGFKVYTTLDNEMQKIAKNTFENYSKFKGNKKLQGAMVTLDAKTGEVRSLVGGKGYRSGNFNRGVDAKRQIGSTFKPFIYYTALEKGYTMNQIIDGSNTKYGNWSPKNYGNAKYKNITLIQSLEKSVNTVAVKLLNDVGIDNVIDNFTRTGVDVEFTKDLTIALGSTSASPLELAASYLPFANGGTAHRSSFITRIEDTHGNIIYENEDLEGRNIYGSIDASLMTSMLEKVVEYGSGRGAKLHSKLGFNVDQGGKTGTSNDFRSAWYAGFTSDYVTVVYMGYDDNTSMPNRSSGGRMAVPLWKNYYQTMIDRGIYTPTSFDFIDKNIRSGELVRRNIDIRSGEVKRASREFRREVLFKKGQVPDTITEKIFKGIKGWFN; from the coding sequence ATGAACTATGTAAAAAAAATTGTTAATTTTTTAAGAAAACAAAGAAAAAATATACTTATTGCCCTCCTGGGAGTAACCTTTTCCCTCCTAGCATTGACCACTATTACATATTTTAGTGTCAAAGGAAAAGTCACCTCCTACACAGCTTCGGAACCAATTACAATCTACGATAAGGATGAAAATATTGTAGACTATCTGTCCAAACAAAAAGGCGAAAATGCAGACATGAAAGATATTCCTGTCTATCTTCAAAAAGCTTTTATCTCTGTGGAGGACAGAAGATTTTATTCCCACCATGGGGTAGACCTATGGCGGCTGGGAAAAGCTGTTCTGGTAAACTTATCCAGAGGCAGGATAGCTCAAGGCGGGAGTACCATCTCACAACAGCTGGCTAAAAATGCCTTTTTATCCAACGAGCGTACATTCACCCGTAAATTCAAAGAACTTATTATAACATTAGAGATCGAAAGAATTTATTCTAAAGATGAGATCTTAGAAAAATATCTCAATGAGATCTATTTTGGTTCTGGATCATACGGGGTCAGGGAAGCTGCTAAAGATATATTTAATAAAGATATCTCAAAGGTAAATCTGGCTGAGAGTGCTATGCTGGCCGGGATTCCCAATAGACCTAATATGTATAACCCCAGGAAAAATTTAGAAGCTGCCATGAAAAGAACCCATCTGATTTTAAAACTTATGTTGAATCAAAATTATATCTCCCAAGATGAATATGATGCAGCTGTAAAACATAAATTTGTTATGGAGGCCGATTATAAAAAAACTTTTTTTCCTGACAGAAATACAACAGTCATCGTAAAAGACGGCAGAAGGAAAAGAGAATCTACCAAAGCACCTGATTTTATGGATATAGTGGAAGAAAAACTCATCGGTCTGGTGGAGCCCTCTATTTTTTCCCGGGGTGGATTCAAAGTATACACTACCTTGGATAATGAGATGCAAAAAATTGCAAAGAACACCTTTGAAAATTACTCAAAATTTAAAGGAAATAAAAAACTGCAGGGTGCCATGGTTACCTTAGATGCTAAGACAGGGGAGGTCAGGAGCCTTGTAGGAGGAAAGGGATACAGGTCCGGCAACTTTAATCGTGGTGTCGATGCCAAAAGGCAGATCGGGTCTACCTTTAAGCCCTTTATATATTATACAGCCCTGGAAAAAGGATATACTATGAATCAAATTATAGATGGTTCCAACACCAAATATGGTAATTGGTCTCCTAAAAACTATGGTAATGCCAAATATAAAAACATTACCCTGATACAATCCTTGGAAAAGTCAGTCAATACAGTGGCTGTAAAGCTGTTAAACGACGTAGGGATAGATAATGTTATAGATAATTTTACTCGGACAGGGGTAGATGTGGAATTTACCAAAGACCTTACAATAGCTCTGGGATCTACCAGTGCCAGCCCGCTGGAGTTAGCTGCTTCATACCTTCCCTTTGCCAATGGAGGTACTGCACACAGGAGCTCTTTTATTACCCGAATCGAGGATACCCATGGAAATATCATCTATGAAAACGAGGATTTAGAAGGCAGAAATATCTATGGTTCCATAGATGCCTCCCTCATGACCTCTATGCTTGAAAAAGTAGTGGAATACGGTTCTGGAAGGGGAGCAAAATTACACTCTAAACTTGGATTTAATGTAGACCAGGGTGGAAAAACAGGAACTTCCAATGATTTTAGATCTGCCTGGTATGCTGGGTTCACCTCTGACTATGTCACTGTGGTATATATGGGTTATGATGATAACACCTCCATGCCAAACCGTTCATCTGGTGGACGTATGGCAGTTCCTTTATGGAAAAACTACTATCAGACAATGATCGATAGGGGTATATATACCCCTACCTCATTTGATTTTATAGATAAGAATATCAGGAGCGGAGAATTAGTTCGTAGAAATATCGACATCCGTAGTGGAGAGGTAAAGAGAGCTTCCAGGGAATTCAGAAGGGAAGTCTTATTTAAAAAGGGGCAGGTTCCCGACACAATCACTGAAAAAATATTTAAGGGAATCAAAGGGTGGTTCAATTAA